The following proteins are co-located in the Pseudomonas antarctica genome:
- a CDS encoding DUF692 domain-containing protein translates to MMTLSPQHTVSPAQAPGLPYRAGLGLKNEHFIEVLETSPDIGFFEVHAENYMVAGGPFHHYLGLIREQYPLSLHGVGLSIGGEGPLNREHLARLATLIERYQPHSFSEHLAWSSHGPVFLNDLLPLAYDAATLKRVCEHIDQVQSTLKQPMLLENPSTYLQFQRSTLDETDFISEIIRRTGCGLLLDVNNVYVTCINHQRDPLSYIDALPLRAVGEIHLAGFAEDTDSLGDRLLIDDHGAPIDNAVWQLYEQVLARTGPVATLIERDNQVPAFSVLHAEAQHADWHLSQVNNP, encoded by the coding sequence ATGATGACGCTTTCCCCCCAACACACGGTCTCACCTGCTCAGGCGCCCGGCCTCCCTTACAGGGCCGGGCTGGGGTTGAAGAACGAGCACTTCATCGAAGTGCTCGAGACCTCACCCGACATCGGCTTTTTTGAAGTGCACGCCGAAAACTACATGGTGGCCGGCGGCCCGTTCCATCACTACCTGGGTTTGATCCGCGAGCAGTACCCACTGTCGTTGCACGGCGTGGGCCTGTCCATCGGCGGCGAAGGCCCGTTGAACCGTGAGCACCTGGCACGGTTGGCCACGCTGATCGAACGCTATCAACCCCACTCTTTTTCCGAACACCTGGCCTGGTCCAGCCATGGCCCGGTGTTTCTCAACGACTTGCTGCCCCTGGCTTACGATGCCGCCACCCTGAAACGGGTGTGCGAACACATCGATCAGGTGCAAAGCACCCTCAAGCAGCCGATGCTGCTGGAGAATCCGTCGACCTATCTGCAATTCCAACGCTCGACCCTGGACGAGACAGACTTCATCAGCGAGATCATCCGCCGCACCGGTTGCGGCCTGCTGCTGGACGTCAACAACGTCTATGTGACGTGCATCAATCACCAGCGAGATCCACTTTCCTACATTGACGCACTGCCTTTGCGCGCCGTGGGAGAGATTCATCTGGCCGGGTTTGCCGAAGACACAGACAGCCTGGGCGATCGCCTGCTGATCGATGACCATGGCGCGCCCATCGATAACGCCGTGTGGCAGTTATACGAACAGGTACTCGCGCGTACCGGCCCGGTGGCCACGCTGATTGAGCGCGATAACCAAGTGCCGGCCTTCAGCGTACTGCACGCCGAAGCCCAACACGCCGACTGGCATCTGTCGCAGGTGAACAACCCATGA
- a CDS encoding DUF2282 domain-containing protein, which translates to MTTKSRSLSAATLVLALGSALSLSALTSTAHAADDMQKCFGVAEAGKNDCAAGAGTSCAGTSKVKDQANAWKLVPAGTCTKTPSATSPTGFGQEAAFTAKS; encoded by the coding sequence ATGACTACTAAATCCCGTTCGCTGTCCGCCGCCACCCTCGTTCTGGCCCTGGGTTCGGCCCTGAGCCTGTCCGCCCTTACAAGCACCGCGCACGCCGCCGATGACATGCAGAAATGCTTTGGTGTCGCCGAAGCCGGCAAGAACGATTGTGCTGCAGGCGCCGGCACCTCCTGCGCGGGTACTTCCAAAGTCAAAGACCAGGCCAACGCCTGGAAACTGGTCCCAGCCGGCACCTGTACCAAAACCCCAAGCGCCACCTCGCCGACCGGTTTCGGCCAGGAAGCTGCCTTCACCGCCAAGTCCTGA
- a CDS encoding MFS transporter, whose translation MKNRFADFFISRNFSFLWLGQALSSFGEFVFESTVIVWLVTDLFHDSAFLPTAVGLAVAASAIPRVLVAPLAGAWVDRMAPLYVMIAADGIRVLNFLIFFVIYSLAGLDPMQVLVGVLLLLLVNSTAAQFFNPSRQAIMQVVIPSARRVEASAKAMFSLTGISVLSASLGPALFVWVGPALALLINVLAFACSALCIASTQGLRRTLLAEQQRLPFWHGVLAGLRFSWGHASIRTLLIGVALYGFSLGVNNVALSLYAFKTLGLSPYEYGLILAAFPVGGLIAAVLVRPVLKSLSTRQAFTLALLCMGFSYLAYSLHPPFYLAWALMFSCGLFFSVFAIVQGPMLQEAVPEGYMGRVSATVTPVLAIASLTGTLVCSQTLNVAQRVIAYFDAPLDVYGAYIFLAAGLLLLGGALMLAAQRASKGELVATL comes from the coding sequence GTGAAGAACCGCTTTGCAGATTTTTTCATCAGCAGAAATTTCTCATTCTTGTGGCTGGGGCAAGCCCTCTCATCGTTTGGCGAGTTCGTTTTCGAGAGCACCGTCATTGTGTGGCTGGTGACTGACTTGTTTCACGACAGTGCGTTCTTGCCGACGGCTGTAGGCCTGGCGGTGGCGGCCTCTGCTATTCCGCGTGTATTGGTGGCCCCACTGGCCGGGGCTTGGGTCGATCGGATGGCCCCGCTGTACGTGATGATCGCGGCGGATGGGATTCGGGTGCTCAACTTCCTGATCTTTTTCGTGATCTATTCACTGGCCGGGCTGGACCCGATGCAAGTGCTCGTCGGCGTTCTGCTCTTGTTGTTGGTGAACAGCACGGCTGCACAGTTTTTCAACCCGTCACGCCAGGCGATCATGCAAGTGGTCATCCCTTCGGCACGACGCGTTGAGGCATCGGCCAAGGCGATGTTTTCCCTGACGGGCATTTCAGTGTTGTCGGCGTCCCTTGGGCCGGCATTATTTGTGTGGGTGGGCCCCGCCCTGGCACTGCTGATCAATGTGCTGGCTTTTGCCTGTTCGGCCCTGTGCATAGCGTCTACCCAGGGCCTGCGCCGGACCTTGCTGGCCGAGCAACAACGGCTGCCCTTCTGGCATGGAGTGCTCGCAGGGCTACGGTTTTCCTGGGGGCATGCCTCGATTAGGACGTTGTTGATCGGTGTGGCGTTATACGGGTTTTCCTTGGGGGTCAATAACGTCGCATTGTCCTTGTATGCATTCAAAACCTTGGGCTTGAGCCCTTATGAATACGGCCTGATTCTCGCGGCGTTCCCTGTCGGCGGGTTGATTGCTGCCGTGCTGGTCCGGCCGGTGTTGAAGTCATTGAGCACGCGCCAGGCCTTTACCCTTGCGTTGCTGTGCATGGGGTTCAGCTACCTGGCATATTCGCTGCATCCGCCGTTTTACTTGGCCTGGGCGCTGATGTTCAGCTGTGGGTTGTTCTTCTCGGTGTTTGCGATTGTGCAAGGGCCGATGCTCCAGGAAGCCGTGCCGGAAGGTTACATGGGGCGTGTGTCCGCAACGGTCACGCCGGTGCTGGCCATCGCCTCATTAACCGGTACGCTGGTGTGCTCTCAGACGTTAAATGTGGCGCAGCGTGTCATAGCCTATTTCGACGCGCCGCTGGATGTGTACGGCGCGTATATCTTCCTGGCGGCGGGCTTGTTGCTATTGGGCGGGGCATTGATGCTGGCAGCTCAGCGCGCGAGTAAGGGGGAGTTGGTCGCGACGCTTTGA
- a CDS encoding ABC transporter ATP-binding protein: MLQFENVSTFYGKIQALHSVNVEVRQGEIVTLIGANGAGKSTLLMTLCGSPQAHSGSIRYMGEELVGQASSEIMRKSIAVVPEGRRVFSRLTVEENLAMGGFFTDKGDYQEQMDKVLHLFPRLKERFSQRGGTMSGGEQQMLAIGRALMSKPKLLLLDEPSLGLAPIIIQQIFDIIEQLRKDGVTVFLVEQNANQALKIADRAYVLENGRVVMQGTGEQLLTDPKVREAYLGG; this comes from the coding sequence ATGCTGCAATTCGAAAACGTTTCCACTTTCTACGGCAAGATCCAGGCGCTGCACAGCGTCAACGTGGAAGTGCGCCAAGGTGAAATCGTCACGCTGATCGGCGCCAACGGTGCCGGCAAGTCGACCTTGCTGATGACCCTGTGCGGTTCGCCGCAGGCCCACAGCGGCAGCATCCGCTACATGGGTGAAGAACTGGTGGGCCAGGCCTCCTCCGAGATCATGCGCAAGAGCATTGCCGTGGTGCCCGAAGGCCGCCGTGTGTTCTCGCGCCTGACGGTGGAAGAGAACCTGGCCATGGGCGGGTTCTTTACCGACAAGGGCGACTACCAAGAGCAGATGGACAAGGTGCTGCACCTGTTCCCCAGGCTCAAGGAACGCTTCAGCCAGCGCGGCGGCACCATGTCCGGCGGCGAGCAGCAAATGCTCGCCATCGGCCGGGCGCTGATGAGCAAGCCCAAGCTATTGCTGCTGGACGAGCCTTCACTGGGACTGGCACCGATCATCATCCAGCAGATCTTCGATATCATCGAACAACTGCGCAAGGACGGTGTGACGGTATTCCTGGTGGAGCAGAACGCCAACCAGGCGCTGAAAATCGCCGACCGCGCCTACGTGCTGGAAAACGGCCGGGTGGTGATGCAGGGCACCGGGGAGCAATTGCTGACGGATCCGAAGGTGCGTGAAGCCTATCTCGGCGGCTGA
- the livG gene encoding high-affinity branched-chain amino acid ABC transporter ATP-binding protein LivG, with product MSRDILKVENLSMRFGGLLAVNGVALTVKEKQVVALIGPNGAGKTTVFNCLTGFYKPSGGSILLDGQPIQGLAGHEIARKGVVRTFQNVRLFKDMTAVENLLIAQHRHLNTNFFAGLFKTPAFRKSEREAMEYAEYWLDKVNLTEFANRPAGTLAYGQQRRLEIARCMMTRPRILMLDEPAAGLNPKETEDLKALISVLREENNATVLLIEHDMKLVMSISDHIVVINQGTPLANGTPEQIRDNPEVIKAYLGEA from the coding sequence ATGAGCCGCGATATCCTGAAAGTCGAAAACTTGAGCATGCGCTTCGGCGGCTTGCTGGCGGTCAACGGCGTGGCCCTGACCGTAAAAGAGAAACAAGTGGTGGCGCTGATCGGCCCGAACGGCGCCGGCAAGACCACAGTGTTCAACTGCCTCACCGGCTTCTACAAGCCGAGCGGTGGCAGCATCCTGCTGGACGGCCAGCCGATCCAGGGCCTGGCCGGTCACGAGATCGCCCGCAAGGGTGTGGTGCGCACCTTCCAGAACGTACGGTTGTTCAAGGACATGACGGCGGTCGAGAACCTGCTGATTGCCCAACACCGTCACTTGAACACCAACTTCTTTGCAGGCCTGTTCAAGACCCCGGCGTTCCGCAAAAGCGAGCGCGAAGCCATGGAGTACGCCGAGTACTGGCTGGACAAGGTCAACCTCACCGAGTTTGCCAACCGTCCTGCTGGCACCCTGGCCTATGGTCAACAACGTCGTCTGGAAATCGCCCGCTGCATGATGACCCGCCCGCGGATCCTCATGCTCGACGAACCGGCCGCTGGCCTGAACCCCAAGGAAACCGAAGACCTCAAGGCGCTGATCAGTGTGTTGCGTGAAGAAAACAACGCCACGGTGCTGTTGATCGAACACGACATGAAACTGGTCATGAGCATTTCCGACCACATCGTGGTGATCAACCAGGGCACGCCGCTGGCCAACGGGACACCGGAGCAGATCCGCGACAACCCGGAAGTGATCAAAGCCTATTTGGGGGAAGCGTAA
- a CDS encoding high-affinity branched-chain amino acid ABC transporter permease LivM produces the protein MSRYLKSAFFSALLVWAVAFPVLGLKLSIVGINLEVHGTGPVTLTIIALCSVLMFLRVLFTQQVGALFKGNRGPLVSPKVSQFLTLPRTQRYIIIGLIVAALIWPFFGSRGAVDIATLILIYVLLGLGLNIVVGLAGLLDLGYVGFYAVGAYTYALLSHYLGWGFWICLPLAGMAAATFGFLLGFPVLRLRGDYLAIVTLGFGEIIRLFLRNLTDITGGPNGISSIPKPTFFGLSFDRTAAEGMQTFHEYFGIDYNPVSKVVFLYLVALLLALAALFVINRLLRMPIGRAWEALREDEIACRALGMNPTVIKLSAFTLGATFAGFAGSFFAARQGLVTPESFTFIESAIILAIVVLGGMGSQLGVILAAIVMILLPEMMREFSEYRMLMFGAMMVLMMIWRPQGLLPMQRPHMELRK, from the coding sequence ATGAGCAGATATCTTAAATCGGCGTTTTTCAGCGCCTTGCTGGTATGGGCCGTGGCCTTTCCGGTACTCGGGCTCAAGCTGAGCATCGTCGGCATCAACCTGGAAGTGCATGGCACCGGTCCCGTGACCCTGACCATCATTGCCCTGTGCTCGGTGCTGATGTTCCTGCGCGTGCTGTTCACCCAGCAGGTCGGTGCTTTGTTCAAGGGCAACCGTGGCCCGTTGGTGTCGCCCAAGGTCAGTCAATTCCTGACACTGCCGCGCACCCAGCGCTACATCATCATCGGCCTGATCGTGGCTGCGTTGATCTGGCCGTTCTTCGGTTCCCGTGGTGCGGTGGATATCGCAACGCTGATCCTGATCTACGTGTTGCTGGGCCTGGGCCTGAACATCGTAGTCGGCCTGGCCGGCCTGCTCGACCTAGGCTACGTGGGCTTCTACGCCGTGGGTGCCTATACCTACGCGTTGCTGTCGCACTACCTGGGCTGGGGCTTCTGGATCTGCCTGCCACTGGCCGGTATGGCGGCGGCCACGTTTGGCTTCCTGCTGGGCTTTCCGGTGTTGCGCTTGCGCGGTGACTATTTGGCGATCGTGACCCTGGGCTTCGGTGAAATCATCCGACTGTTCCTGCGCAACCTCACCGACATCACTGGCGGCCCCAACGGTATCAGCAGCATCCCCAAGCCGACGTTCTTCGGATTGTCCTTCGACCGCACCGCAGCCGAAGGCATGCAGACCTTCCACGAGTACTTCGGGATCGACTACAACCCGGTGAGCAAAGTGGTGTTCCTGTACCTGGTGGCGTTGTTGCTGGCGCTGGCGGCACTGTTCGTGATCAACCGTTTGCTGCGCATGCCGATTGGCCGTGCGTGGGAAGCGCTGCGCGAAGATGAAATCGCCTGCCGTGCGTTAGGCATGAACCCCACCGTCATCAAACTCTCGGCATTCACCCTCGGGGCAACATTCGCCGGTTTCGCTGGCAGCTTCTTCGCCGCTCGCCAAGGTTTGGTGACCCCGGAGTCGTTCACCTTTATCGAGTCGGCGATCATCCTCGCCATCGTGGTACTGGGTGGCATGGGCTCGCAACTGGGTGTGATCCTGGCGGCGATCGTGATGATCCTGCTGCCGGAAATGATGCGTGAGTTCAGCGAATACCGCATGTTGATGTTCGGCGCCATGATGGTGCTGATGATGATCTGGCGTCCTCAAGGCCTGCTGCCCATGCAACGTCCACACATGGAGCTGCGCAAATGA
- the livH gene encoding high-affinity branched-chain amino acid ABC transporter permease LivH, producing the protein MPEIYHFFQTLVNGMTVGSTYALIAIGYTMVYGIIGMINFAHGEVYMIGSYVAFIALAGLAMMGIHSLPLLMTAAFLASIIVTSAYGYSIERVAYRPLRGSNRLIPLISAIGMSIFLQNTVLLSQDSKDKSIPNLIPGSFSFGPGGAQEVLISYMQILVFVVTLVAMLGLTLFISRSRLGRACRACAEDIKMANLLGINTNNIIALTFVIGAALAAVAAVLLSMQYGVINPNAGFLVGLKAFTAAVLGGIGSIPGAMLGGLVLGVAEAFGADIFGDQYKDVVAFGLLVLVLLFRPTGILGRPEVEKV; encoded by the coding sequence ATGCCTGAGATCTATCATTTTTTCCAAACGCTGGTTAACGGCATGACCGTTGGCAGCACCTATGCCTTGATAGCCATTGGCTACACAATGGTTTACGGCATCATTGGAATGATTAACTTCGCCCATGGCGAGGTGTACATGATTGGTTCCTACGTGGCCTTCATCGCCCTTGCCGGGCTGGCCATGATGGGTATCCATTCCCTGCCGCTGTTGATGACCGCTGCGTTCCTTGCATCGATCATCGTGACCAGTGCCTATGGCTACAGTATCGAGCGTGTTGCCTACCGTCCCTTGCGTGGCAGCAACCGTTTGATCCCGCTGATTTCCGCCATCGGCATGTCGATTTTCCTGCAGAACACCGTATTGCTGTCCCAGGACTCCAAGGATAAGTCCATTCCCAACCTGATCCCGGGGAGCTTCTCCTTCGGCCCAGGTGGCGCACAAGAAGTGCTGATTTCGTACATGCAGATCCTGGTCTTCGTCGTCACCCTGGTGGCCATGCTGGGCCTGACCCTGTTCATCTCCCGCTCCCGTCTGGGGCGCGCCTGCCGGGCTTGCGCCGAAGACATCAAGATGGCCAACCTGCTGGGCATCAACACCAACAACATCATCGCCCTGACCTTCGTGATAGGCGCCGCGCTGGCGGCCGTCGCGGCTGTGCTGCTGAGCATGCAGTACGGCGTGATCAACCCCAACGCCGGTTTCCTGGTAGGCCTCAAGGCCTTTACCGCGGCGGTCCTGGGCGGCATCGGCAGTATCCCGGGCGCGATGCTCGGCGGGCTGGTGCTGGGTGTGGCTGAAGCCTTTGGTGCCGATATCTTCGGCGACCAATACAAGGACGTCGTGGCGTTCGGCCTCTTGGTTCTGGTGCTGTTGTTCCGTCCGACCGGCATTCTGGGCCGTCCGGAGGTTGAGAAAGTATGA
- a CDS encoding branched-chain amino acid ABC transporter substrate-binding protein: MNKATKQISKLFAAMVLAGVAGHSFAADTIKIGIAGPKTGPVTQYGDMQFMGAKQAIADINAKGGVDGKMLEAKEYDDACDPKQAVAVANKVVNDGVKFVVGHLCSSSTQPASDIYEDEGVIMITPAATSPEITSRGYKLIFRTIGLDSAQGPAAGNYIADHVKPKVVAVIHDKQQYGEGIATAVKQTLEKKGVKVALFEGINAGDKDFGSLIQKLKQANVDFVYYGGYHPELGLILRQAKEKGVNAKFMGPEGVGNDSISQIAQGASEGLLVTLPKSFDTDPANKAIVEEFTKNKQDPTGPFVFPAYSAVEVIAGGIAAAKSEDTAKVAAAIHAGTFKTPTGDLSFDAKGDLKDFKFVVYEWHFGKPKTEVSPQ, encoded by the coding sequence ATGAATAAGGCTACTAAGCAGATTTCCAAACTGTTTGCCGCTATGGTCCTGGCTGGGGTTGCCGGCCATTCGTTCGCAGCTGACACCATCAAGATCGGCATCGCCGGCCCTAAAACCGGTCCTGTAACGCAATATGGCGACATGCAGTTCATGGGTGCCAAGCAGGCGATTGCCGACATCAACGCCAAGGGCGGCGTCGATGGCAAAATGCTCGAAGCCAAAGAATACGACGACGCTTGCGATCCTAAACAAGCCGTGGCCGTAGCCAACAAAGTGGTCAACGACGGCGTCAAGTTCGTAGTCGGTCACCTCTGCTCCAGCTCCACTCAGCCAGCGTCCGACATTTATGAAGACGAAGGCGTGATCATGATTACCCCGGCTGCCACCAGCCCGGAAATCACTTCCCGTGGCTACAAGCTGATTTTCCGCACCATCGGCCTGGACAGCGCCCAGGGTCCTGCAGCCGGCAACTACATCGCCGACCACGTGAAGCCGAAAGTGGTTGCGGTCATTCACGACAAGCAGCAGTACGGTGAAGGCATCGCCACCGCCGTTAAACAGACCCTCGAAAAGAAAGGCGTGAAAGTTGCTCTCTTCGAAGGCATCAACGCTGGCGACAAAGACTTCGGCTCGCTCATCCAGAAGCTCAAGCAAGCCAACGTCGACTTCGTCTACTACGGCGGCTACCACCCTGAACTGGGCCTGATCCTGCGCCAAGCCAAGGAAAAAGGCGTGAACGCCAAGTTCATGGGCCCTGAAGGCGTCGGCAACGACTCCATCTCGCAAATCGCCCAGGGCGCTTCCGAAGGCCTGCTGGTGACCCTGCCGAAGTCTTTCGACACTGATCCTGCCAACAAGGCAATCGTTGAAGAGTTCACCAAGAACAAGCAGGACCCAACCGGTCCGTTCGTGTTCCCAGCGTACTCGGCTGTTGAAGTGATCGCCGGTGGTATCGCCGCCGCTAAGAGCGAAGACACCGCCAAAGTGGCTGCTGCCATCCACGCCGGTACTTTCAAGACCCCAACGGGCGACCTGAGCTTTGACGCCAAGGGCGACCTGAAGGACTTTAAGTTCGTGGTCTACGAATGGCACTTCGGCAAACCAAAAACCGAAGTTTCCCCTCAGTAA
- a CDS encoding DUF2288 domain-containing protein, whose translation MTQEPSTLYAKLLGETAEISWKELEPFFAKGALLWVDADLDLIEAAEGMAEDNREKVAAWLAAGSLGEVSATRALDLVERDPGLWAVVVSPWILIQERAV comes from the coding sequence ATGACGCAAGAACCTAGCACCCTCTATGCCAAGCTGCTCGGCGAAACCGCCGAAATTTCCTGGAAGGAGCTTGAACCGTTCTTTGCCAAGGGTGCCCTATTGTGGGTCGACGCCGACCTGGATTTGATCGAAGCGGCCGAGGGAATGGCCGAGGATAACCGTGAGAAAGTCGCTGCGTGGCTGGCTGCGGGGAGCCTTGGCGAAGTGTCTGCGACGCGGGCATTGGACTTGGTGGAGCGGGATCCGGGCTTATGGGCAGTGGTGGTTTCGCCGTGGATTTTGATCCAGGAAAGGGCAGTGTAA